One genomic window of Fusarium keratoplasticum isolate Fu6.1 chromosome 3, whole genome shotgun sequence includes the following:
- a CDS encoding Stress-response A/B barrel domain-containing protein, with amino-acid sequence MNPRLLLRVSPLIRPSIPNTASQVRARLYTTKMANRVHRITMFKMPSEDDRAVLLEQYNKLNANQQKDGKPYILSMVVGAADEDARSQGYHFVSKTEFASMEDMKYYDDECKAHGDLKTVVKTLGVQGVLTIYFKPQAIGGIDNA; translated from the exons ATGAACCCAAGGCTTCTCCTCAGAGTTTCCCCTCTGATCCGACCGTCCATCCCCAACACTGCATCCCAGGTCCGAGCGAGACTCTACACCACCAAGATGGCGAACCGTGTCCACCGAATCACCATGTTCAAGATGCCCAGCGAGGACGACCGGGCCGTTCTGCTGGAGCAGTACAACAAGCTGAATGCCAACCAGCAAAAG GACGGCAAGCCCTACATCCTGTCCATGGTGGTCGGTGCCGCCGATGAGGATGCCCGATCTCAGGGATACCACTTTGTGTCCAAGACCGAGTTTGCCAGCATGGAGGACATGAAGTACTACGACGACGAGTGCAAGGCCCACGGCGACCTCAAGACGGTCGTCAAGACGCTGGGCGTCCAGGGCGTCTTGACCATTTACTTTAAGCCTCAGGCTATTGGTGGCATTGATAATGCTTGA
- a CDS encoding MFS domain-containing protein, with translation MSYLGSHVLGSTTPVIALSLARTTSFVAFAIRRSFACGRVTVEDGMSQILIRPFAFIGEAHLDCLVCLLAGLLFSSLDTSIVSTSLVTISHDLNDFVNAPWIVLAYLLTYMGFAVCVSKLSDIYGRRNMLVVSWVFFVGFSQGCGSATSMTALIVCRAFQGMGASGLYSLTQIGLVEVGPSHRPSLIGAMIGATLAVAFVLGPIIGGAVSQLSDWRWLFNMNIPFGLATILAITNLWPHEDVAHIFSWKAFTSIDFIGSATLLSSSGFLVFAVQQAGSQTFSWGSPEIISALAISGVSWIVFVCWEVFLETKPHRRIEPIFPIRLMLRRVYSAGLLVTMFTGFPYISLSIVIPERFQIVNREGVLMAGLHILPLLGACAIGSFLGGAISSKKNNTSFTLLGASCLQLLGVGLMSTMTRPDGYVKAQYAFQAIFGLGVGLSFSAATIMTSILAAERSELASAQGAVAQARVLGGCIGLSVCTVIFNSHVNRYLQEHLTSTQLDNLHRSPLTSLHLPMGLQDLVKQVYAGAFAEEIKIMMLVCAVMVVISLFTLERRPEPLERLTAFPKDELSSRRGSDSATEMTDISSAERCV, from the exons ATGTCCTACCTTGGGAGTCATGTTCTGGGTAGTACAACACCCGTCATTGCCCTTTCTTTGGCCCGTACTACT AGCTTTGTAGCGTTCGCGATCCGGCGGTCGTTCGCTTGCGGCCGTGTAACCGTTGAGGACGGCATGTCTCAAATACTTATTCGACCCTTCGCCTTTATCGGCGAGGCACATCTCGACTGCCTCGTCTG TCTGCTCGCAGGACTACTCTTTTCGAGTCTCGACACTTCCATCGTCTCAACTTCTCTCGTTACCATCTCGCACGATCTCAATGACTTTGTCAATGCACCATGGATTGTTTTGGCCTACCTTTTGACTTATATGG GATTCGCAGTTTGTGTCTCAAAACTCAGTGACATTTACGGGCGACGCAACATGCTCGTGGTGTCATGGGTCTTCTTTGTTGGTTTCTCACAAGGTTGTGGATCAGCTACCAGTATGACAGCTTT GATTGTATGCCGAGCCTTCCAAGGAATGGGGGCTTCCGGCTTGTACAGCTTGACACAGATCGGTCTGGTAGAAGTTGGACCCTCCCACCGGCCGAGTTTGATCGGGGCCATGATTGGAGCCACTCTCGCAGTTGCCTTTGTGCTAGGCCCTATTATTGGTGGTGCTGTTTCTCAGCTCTCGGACTGGAGATGGTTGTTCAATATGAA CATCCCCTTTGGCCTTGCAACGATCCTCGCCATCACGAACCTATGGCCACATGAAGACGTAGCACACATCTTTTCTTGGAAGGCATTTACCAGCATCGACTTCATCGGCAGTGCAACACTCCTCAGCAGCTCTGGATTCCTGGTGTTTGCAGTTCAACAGGCTGGATCACAGACGTTTTCTTGGGGAAGCCCAGAGATCATCTCGGCCCTGGCCATCTCAGGTGTCAGCTGGATCGTGTTTGTGTGCTGGGAGGTGTTCCTAGAGACGAAGCCACACCGTCGCATCGAGCCCATCTTCCCTATACGGTTAATGTTGCGACGAGTGTACTCTGCGGGGTTGCT CGTGACCATGTTCACAGGCTTCCCATACATTTCTCTCTCGATTGTCATTCCCGAACGATTTCAAATTGTCAACCGCGAAGGCGTCCTTATGGCAGGGTTACACATTCTCCCCTTGCTGGGCGCCTGCGCTATAGGATCATTTCTAGGGGGCGCAATATccagcaagaagaacaacACATCCTTTACTCTGCTTGGCGCCTCGTGCCTTCAGctgcttggtgttggacTAATGTCGACAATGACTAGGCCTGACGGCTACGTCAAAGCTCAGTACGCCTTTCAGGCCATTTTCGGACTAGGAGTTGGCCTTTCATTCTCTGCAGCTACTATCATGACAAGTATCCTTGCTGCCGAACGCAGCGAACTTGCTTCTGCCCAAGGGGCTGTAGCGCAAGCTCGAGTACTGGGAGGCTGTATTGGGCTGTCGGTTTGCACCGTCATATTCAACTCGCATGTCAACAGATATCTCCAGGAACATCTGACGTCGACACAGCTCGACAACCTCCATCGCTCACCACTGACGAGCCTGCATCTTCCAATGGGCCTTCAGGACCTGGTCAAACAAGTTTACGCCGGTGCTTTTGCTGAAGAGATCAAAATCATGATGCTTGTCTGCGCTGTCATGGTGGTGATATCTCTGTTCACCTTGGAGCGGCGCCCTGAACCCCTGGAGCGACTGACAGCCTTCCCCAAAGATGAGCTTTCTTCAAGGCGAGGGAGCGACTCGGCAACAGAAATGACTGACATTTCCAGCGCTGAAAGATGTGTTTAG